GGATTACTCCTTATCTATAATTCTACACTATGTGCTAGTACACAATGCCAAGGAGCTCAGTCAGAGGCCCAGTCAGAGCATTTCAACATGGCACCTTTCCCACAGTCTCTTCACATGGGACTAATGCACTATGTGACAAGATGTCACAGTCAGCAGACAATGCTGCGGAGTTCTGGACTAACTAGGACAAACTCGAAAACAAATGCTAAAAAGGCTACACCAATAAGCTTTTTCTCTAAGAGTCACCCCAATGTCCCTGTACTTTCTATATTCTTTCAAGACTTGCCTTCAGGATTAATTTGTGTTGatttagaaataataataataataataaaataataatttagtcTCTAGGGACAGGTTTCCTGTACATTAGTCCTGGTTCTACACTAAAAGCTTTCTCCAATGAAAATCTCTATTGGACTTCTCTTTTAGTCCAGGACCAGTACCAGGACCAGGACCAGGCTTAAACCATGTACGGGAAACTGGCCTACTGTCTGGCTAGATGAGACTACCCATAAGAGCCCACTCTCAAACAGACCAGGCTCAGGTcagacacagctgtgtgtgttgatgatctCACTGCCtgctatctgtctatctatctgtctttctatctatctatctgtctttccctctgcctgtctatctgtctatctgtctatctgccgGTTGATCTgtatgtctatctgtctgtctgcctttcgGTCTGACTGTCTGCACTGCTCACCTGGCCACCCAGTCACAGGTGCCCTCAAACAGGTCGGGAGTGATGATGTTGGTGAGGGAGGCCACAGACGCAGCACAGTATATACTCCTGcagaatacatacacacacacacacacacacacacacacacacacaagtacacatacTCATCAGTGTAAACTcttatagaacacacacacacatccacacatcactacacacacattagtacATACACTCATCAGTATACtcctgcagaacacacacacacacattacattacatttggctgacgcttttttagccaaagacacacacagacacacacacatcagtgtaaACTCCTCCAGAACAAACGCACacattacactacacacacattagtacATCAGTATACTCCTGCAGaacctcctctccccccacacacacacacacagacacaccagtgTCTACTTCAACACACCTGACGTCCACTTCTCCACCTGCATGCATCTGGAAGGAGCCGTCCTTCTGCCTCAGTGAATACAGGAAGTCAAGCAACTTCTCCCTGACATAAACAAGGAAATCAGTTGTCGCATGGTTTTATGCAATTATATTGAACTGGTACTAGCACTTAAACATCACACATATTCAGCACTTCATGCAGACCCATAATACACAATTCTCAAATGTATATATTTAAATGGCTCAAATGCAAATATTAAAAGGGCTCAAATGTTTATCACTGattcaaatactgtatatttaaaaTGGATCAAATGTACATTTACAATCTTTTTTCAGTCGCTTTGGTgtatttctcagatcagaattgaaattctcaaaactcaCTTGTACACATCATAAAAGCAATTTGCATTTCTTcgaataaacaaaaaacaatccTTTAGTACACCCATGCAACTGATCGTGTAAAAACATTtgcttttttttacatttgctaATATCATGTCGGTCAAAAATGTGCCAAAATGGTCCAATAATGGCTTATTTCATCGGTTGAGTTATTACATGCACAATTGTCATTATCTGTCAAGCATAATTTATGCAAACGAATATATGTGACCTGACAGGATGTATTGCACCAACTGTTATGCAATTGTTAATGAGGAttcgagaaatgcaccaaagcgactaacaactgTAAATCATTCATATTACTGTTCAAGCACTTCCTTGTACCTGTCGATGACGTCATAAGCTTCCTGTGTTCCGATAACACACAATGCGTTGACAGCCGCGTATGTCGGCGCAAGGTGAGCTTGTTGGCCCGGACCTCCTGCGAAGCCTCCTGTTGGGCTCTGGCATTTGGAGATGAACTTACACACactgagaccacacacacacacacacacacacacataatctggGTCATCACAATGGCTGTCATGTCATCCTTCTTTCCCTGATCAGCATACCTATCCCATGTTCCCATGTGGAACACATCACTGGTGTTCTTAAATTTACATCAAAACTACAGAACTGTGTAAATGTTTAGGCACATTTAAAACAATGCTGTGTAGTCAGTTCATGTTCAAAATGACAAACGTTTTTTGGCTatcaattagcaacatacaaaGTCCAATATACATACAAAAGAATGTTTGGAaatcaaactacacacacaaacacagaaaatgCAGAATAACATTACCCTCCTTTGGCCACTAGAGGGCTGTGAGGAGCAGGTAGTAGCAGCTGCATTCACATCCTTCAAAACAATGCAAAGCaaagagaaccagagagaggcagaaaatcCCACTTCACTGACATGTGCCAGCATTGTGTTATAAGCCAGAGGTGAGGTGCTCAAAGCAAAGGAGATGAGGGCAAAGCCTCTTACAGCACTAATGGTCAGCACACGCAGTCCCACTGAGTGTGTGGCCACTAACATAGACCTTACAGTAACTATTCTATGGGAGACAGAAATACACTCTCTGGGTGTGTTCTCTCATCTAATGAGGAAGAAGGCAAATAAATGAAGAGTTCGGTTCCAAAACGCTAAAactccgtttttaaaaacattaaaaagtcatgctttttaatttcaggtaatatcaatcaaagtgtagttgtgttgttttgattgagtaaagataactcaaataacaatacccaattaaattcctactgaaattacttggaaaacaaaatgtaaaaaaaaagtataaatgAAAATTCATAAAAATGGTGGATaaagcgttttggaaccaaacgcTAATGATGTGATTAATACATCATAAGGTCACAgattcctctcttcctcacacagcTCTCTCAGAGGGCACAGGGgcatgacgagacaagacagaAACTGTTTACTTAAGACTCCAAGGATGATGGCAGAGTTTAAGTATGAATAAGTGAGGTTGTTAACATTGGGAGGAGATATTTCACAGAAGGTATTAGAAGCGTGCCAGTCTtaagatgatgatgaggaaaGACTACCCTCTATAAACACCTATGTCAGAATCCTTTTAACACAATTGCACCATCCAACattcttaaaacgaatgtgttagaaacaatACAAATTGTGTTGTCCCTATTTGGACGTAAAGATTATTATCAACACATTTGTTGTAAAAGTGTATACAATataacaaaagcaatgtgttaGAAAAAGCACAaattgtgttgtccctatctagacatagagatgtgttattttcaacGTTTTAGGATAGCATCCAATCTAGTGTTAAAACTCAGAAGGCTTAAGCGACTCTTTAAGCAACTGGCTATTTGATTTTCTGAAAGGCAGACTGTGAGATTGTGTCTGTCTTTAGAAACGGTGGCCCTCTGGGCTGCTGCCTCAGTCCCCTTTTGTACAGTCTGCGTCACACACGTCTGTGTTGCCAAGCATGACAAGAACAATATCATTAAATCTGCAGACGACACCACGGTGATTGGCCTAATAACCGATAATAAATAACCACACATGACTGTGTTGCCAAGCAACAACAGTATCATTAAATTAGCAGACAACACCACGGTGATTGACCAAATAACCAATAATGATGAGGTTGTGTCTGTTGTGaggctgtatgtgagtgtgtgttgtgagggagACAAGGGCAGGAGGCTGttatgaggctgtgtgtgtgtgtgtatgtatgtgtgtatgattgtacGTTCATATGTTCGtacgtgtgtttctgtgtgtgtgtgtgagagagagtgtgtatgttatgatgtgtgtgtgtgtgtgtgtgtgaatgtttgtgtgtgtgtgtgtgtgtgaatgtttgtgtgttcatacatgtgtgtctgtgtgtgtgtgtgtgtgtgtgagagagagagagagtgtgtgttatgatatgtgtatgtgtgtgtgagagagtattcgtgtgtgtgtgtgtgtgtgtgtgtgtgcatacatgcatgtgtgcgtgtgtgtgtgtgtgtgtgtgtgtgtggcactcacTCCGAGGCGAGGTCAGGAGCCACAGGCTGGAGGAGAAGGTCCAAGCTGTGGAGGAGCCAGAAGCAGAGCCAGGGCCGACTGGCATCCAGAGTCTGGGGTGGtcaaggggggtgggggagagagtggCCTTCAGCTTtggcacagaacacacacacacacacacacacacacacaggcacagccgcatgcacgcacacacacacgcaacttcataacaaactcaacacacacgcgcaggcacagccgcatgcacgcacacacagacgcatgcacgcacacacacacactcccactaaAGTGAAAAAGCAGCCGGGAACAAGAGCAGAGGATAAAAGAGCTTTCTTTGGCACGTTCAATGTTCCCTCTGTGGCCGAAGAGGCAGAGGTGGTATCACATGGGAGTGTATAAGAGAGGGCAGCGGTCGCCACGGCTGCCTATTTATACCTCTTCTGGGCTCCGACGGGCCACACCACATACCTCATAGGACTCCGAGAGATGCTGCAGTCCGTCCGTCAAATAAATAATATGCTGTTCTCGCAGCAATATGGGCCTGAATGCGCACAGAATTATGAATTGTTACAACAATTAGTGtatgtttattatttaaataaatcacATTTTCACTTGTAGCGTAACATGCCCAAAAAGGCACTTTTGGACCATTTTTTAACCAACCTTGGCATCCTGTGGTCCTTCAAGTGGGCATGTATTACTTCACAAATACTTTCTTCTACCCTCTTCTAGATAAAACATAGAGACGTGCAGTTAgttttcagttttatttttcaGTACAGTTAACTCACGAACAACATCTAATTGTATTTAAATTATACTTCACATGATTCACCATGCCTTTGCGATTTTAATGTCCCACTAAAGCCCTATCTGATAATTGCTAAATTCTGATGTCAAATATGGTCCAGATTATTTCTCCCAAAGTAGCCTATTCTCAGAATATTCCGAAGGCTTTAATTTTGCAGAAATCAATTAGCACGTGAAGTGCCACAGCTCATGCCAGCCCTCAAGCCGATTACCTGATCAGATGACGTCACCGTTTGTAACCCATCGTCCTGAAACAGTTCACGATTGTGGCAGTCCTGGAAACATCTCAGAGGAGGGTGCTGATCTTTCATTTCACTTTCACTGAACTTCTTACAGGACCCGAACTACTTCTTCACATATACAGACTACATCAGTCTGCAGCTTTCTTTCCTTGTGTTGGTGAATTCGGTAGCCAGAAAGTGGGCGGTTACTTTGCAAGTTTCTGCGAGCAGCAAGAATTTGCGCTATACCGCCCTCGAGGTGTGGAGGCTACATGTGGAGGAGATGGATGCAGGTTTGACAGTTTATCAGACCGGTGCACTGGTTGACTTGATCTGAATTACAATGTTGAAAATATAGAAATTGAACACGTATTTGTAtccatttgtcttttttttaaactattttaaaGTGTTCCTGAACCTACACAAAgtgtgtatattttgtataCATATTTTTTCACGTGTTTAAATGCTAGGGGATGAAACTAATCGCTGTCACATGAATGCAAGGCTATTGATTTGTTACGGTCCGACACGGTGCCCCTTGCCAGAGCCCCTCTACTTCCCTGTCCGTCCGTGTCCGTACCTCTACCCAGCCTAAACAGCGAGACGCCCCATTAGAGGTTTGAGCTCTATTCGAAGAGGAAGTAAACTCATGACCGGATTGATGATGTCCATGTTCTCGTCGAAGGACTATGGGTCGCGCTAGTGTCACTGTCAGGTGAACATCCTGGTAACTTTCTCAGCATGGCGAAGGAATACGATGTTCTGCTTCGACTAATGTTGCTTGGAGACTCCGGAGTCGGAAAAACCTGTTTGCTTTGGAGGTTCACGGATGACGACTTTCACCCCTCTCACATCTCTACTATTGGTGAGTTTATTTTTGGTTGAATATTAAACAACCATCGTTGCATTGGAAAAGTTGCATGTTAAAAGGATCCAAGTGGCACATTTACGCAAGAAAGTCGTTGTAAAACACTACGTTTACGCGATGACTTTCAATCAACAATAGCATAACTACTGGATGAAATGTCATTAATTGTTAACACAGTATGTTTACTTATTCGTACTTTTGTATAACTTATACGTACAGTGTCACATACAACACTTTCCACTGTCACACATATAGGACAGTTGTTTGGATGTGTGCTGTCATAGAATAAGATAGTCAATGACGTGCAACTAATGGACCGTCTCAGTCCAGTTTGTAGGTTTCAGGACTAAACTCTGGATGTAAAACTAGCCCCATAATAACCCACAAAGAAAACACCAATTAACAAAACTGGCAGATATTTTATTACTTCTAATGAAGACCCTTGGATAACCCTCACAAGGATGTAAGGCACAAAAATGGCTATGCTTCCGTCTCTGGTGTGGTGCTTTTAGTTAATTTGAGTGAAAGTGATGAAGGAATTTGTCATCTGGATGGATTACATGGCTTTAGGGAAGCCTGTGCAACAGAGGAAGCCTGTGCAACAGAGGTTTAAAAGAGCAGGAAATGAGACAAGAATAAGGAGACACAACATCTCAGTTCACCCTTTGGTCATAGACATGGACGGCATTCTTGTCCCACAGAGACAGGaacagatcagggccagatcaggtcTTTGTAAGGGCTAGATCATGGCTGGCCTCCTTTCATGTTCCCCTGCTAACCGTCCGCACATTTGCACTGGTCACATCTATTCAATTACAAGGTCACCCTCACACTAACAGTGCTCTGTGCCTGTTTTGAAACTCCTAGTAATGACTGAGGTCACCGAAAAGAAACCCTGTGCTCCTCAGCTGGTCATAGCTATTCTGCCTTCATTCAGGGAAGGCAGTGGCATGCAGCCGCACCAGCAGTTTGAGTAAAGGCCTGCACTGGTATTACATGTGTAGCATGGTTTGCCAGATGCCCCTGATCTCTGTAAAAATCCCCATGGGAGCAAGAGAATACTGACCAGCTGGGCTTCAGAGAGCAGCGGACTCTGGTTCTGGTCTGGTCCTTATCTGGCTCAGGTCCATTCATCACTGGACATGGTGGGTGGGGTTGTCAccagcagggatgtagtggtaagataagaggtgggtaaactatgaactctgtgatcacggtaaggtggacggCGCCATGCGGTATCTGATTTTtcaaaaaggcattcagaacatgtttgatgattgtggaggttattgtccaatgtttataacaatacaataggtattaaatggttcctagagtatTGATGATTGTAAGACAGATTTACAGATTgtaaatgtggataatacagtgtgattttaaaatgttaaaacttgcaattggtgaataaactgttTTGataggtggataaactctaaaaagaggtggataaactctatttctgaaatttcagaggtgggtaaactgtgtttacttgcgtttagcctccactacatccctgatcaCCAGGGTTTTTCCGGGTCAGTGCCGCCACGCCATACCAGCGTTCATGCCAGGGGTCAGTTGGGTTTGGCGCCAGCTATAATCCCCAGTGGCTGATTCAGCTTCACTGCCAGTGCCAGCCAGCCCACGGGGACCTGCCAacacacaagagagagtggCAGTGTGGGCAACACAGGAGAGAACGAGGCTCAATGGTGGttgggtgacagagagagaagcttGGTGAATGTGCAAATCAAGGCTTTGAACCAAAAacgaaaaccagaaactttcCATTTTTTATGTTCCGGTTAATACTGTTATTTTCTCGTTCTTTGACAAGATTTCTGTGCAATATGACATGGTTAGGTTGACTTCCTGTCGTTCACTCATCGGAGGAAATGTACTGTATGGAGAAGCTTGCCGCCAGCTGTACAGGCAGAATTTTTTGTCATTTCCCTCTGGGCCCTGACAAGGTTTTGGCCATTTGTTTATAAGTTTAATATTCACAATGGCAGCTACACACCATTGTGGTTTTGTATTGTCTGATGACATAAGAGAGACAAAAATGCACTGATTAGGCTTTGACCAGGTTTGGCCAATTGATGTTCACAATGGCAGCTATGTAGCCCACCATATTTCAGTTATTTGCACAGATTTAGCTATGCGAGTTGCATAGGCTTTTGGATGGATGTAAGAACTACAATGGTGCTTCTGTAATGCTTTGAGATTTTGTATTGTTTGATAAGAAACAAATGCACTGATTGGGCCCTGACCAGGTTTGGTCAATTAAAGTTCTCTATGACCGCTATGGAACCAGCCCTATTTGTCATTTGCACCAATTGAGCTATGTAAAAAGTATAATGGATATGTGTTCAGTTGATTGCCAATAAACAACATGGCAGACATTTTCCTTAATTCATGTATAACACTGAATGTCAGTATGTCAGAATTACAGTTATGCCGCttacataatgtagcctatagtgcttttttaatgtttgatgACAGGATAGGGACGTATGTAGACTAACAATATAATTTTACAGTCCTAATGATCTGCCTACTTGGATACTGCATACTGATTTGTATGTCCCGCAGCTGACAcggaacgttattaaccggttcgggaactttatttttttgttctaaccatTTCAGGAACGTCAAGCCGGGTGTACTTTTCAGACTCCGGTTGGTAGTCACCCTATTTCTGCTACTTTATAGCACACATGTAGCTTCCACTTCTCCTTTTCGGCGCAAGTTATGACTATTAACTGGTCTTCTATTCTCTAGCTGGGTCGCGGTTGCAGCACGTTTCAAGCAGTGCCTGAGAGTGGATATGGCAGAGGCACTGTGGCTGCTgtaacctgttaacatgggtGGCAAAATGAAAAATGCAGACGCAACGCAGGCAATGTGTTCAAGCCTTAAGTCATATGAGAGTATGGACATTATCCAATGTGCAATTTTCCTTTCTAATCACACAAAGTATTGTTTAATGCTGTTAATGGTTTGTAAATACTAGTGTAAAGCATAAAGTAAGTACCTTGAAAGTTATTGTGCCAATGGTGTTTATCACAGATGAGAACAAAGACCTGACACTATTATTCATAATAAttatttcataatttattatataaGGGCCTTTCATTTGGATAACAGATAGAGAGATCTATTTAAACACAATGTCCCACTTTGATCAGAACTTTTCAATATGCTAAATATTAGAGtgcatttttacattgtgtttgttaaaaatgaaTATCGGCTGATTTATTGTTTATCGGTTTTTGAAATCCTCAAATGTCGTAATCGGTATTGGTctttaaaattccatatcggtcgGGCTTTAGCCAACACTGGAAGGATGAATGTGAAAACAAAGCTGATGGATGTGTCAACTCTGCTGGTGCTGATGGACGTGTCAACTCTGCCGGTGCTGATGGATGTCATGGTGTGCATGTGCACTTCTTTTAGTGCAAGCACAAACAATGaaatataaacaaacatgtttATGCTAATATGAAAAGcacattttgaatatttatcataaaatgaaataaaagatcTAGTAATTTtctcaaattattatttacacCTGTCGCTATAGCTGTCTGTTATCTATAGTTTACTGCAATATATTGATTGATAGACTCTTTAATATCTCTGTGATTGTTCCATGCTGCATTTTTATTTTGGTTCGTATATTTAGTTGTGCCATAAACGGTGAGTATTTCCTTAAGTGGAACCAGAGGCTGAGAGAGGAAGCCTCTGGAGAAGACTGTGCTACCAGGCTCTTCCTGTTGGAAAATCAGCCCTGACGACTAAACCTGCCGCTCTTTGATTATTCGCATTTAGTTGCATGACTCATaggaaacaaaaacacaggcaggcaggcaggcaggcctgGATAAAATGGGATGTCTTTCCGGTCTGGGTTCTGTTTTGCAGTCTTTCTAGCTCCTGCCACACTTACTTCGTGCTTTCTCTTGAGTCTTGCTTGGCAGCGGGCCTGGGGCCAGTGTTCATAGTctgtgtaaataaatagaatggAATTCAGCTCTAAAGACATTTCATATGTCACAGATAACA
Above is a genomic segment from Alosa alosa isolate M-15738 ecotype Scorff River chromosome 19, AALO_Geno_1.1, whole genome shotgun sequence containing:
- the LOC125283920 gene encoding protein farnesyltransferase subunit beta-like isoform X1; the protein is MKDQHPPLRCFQDCHNRELFQDDGLQTVTSSDQKRVEESICEVIHAHLKDHRMPRPILLREQHIIYLTDGLQHLSESYETLDASRPWLCFWLLHSLDLLLQPVAPDLASDVCKFISKCQSPTGGFAGGPGQQAHLAPTYAAVNALCVIGTQEAYDVIDREKLLDFLYSLRQKDGSFQMHAGGEVDVRSIYCAASVASLTNIITPDLFEGTCDWVARCQSWEGGMGGVPGLEAHGGYTFCALAALVILEGQQRLNIRALLRWACSRQMRFEGGFQGRCNKLVDGCYSFWQAGILHLIHQILLQAGDPAVGVKGWMFEQRALQEYLLFCCQCPDGGLLDKPGKLRDFYHTSYCLSGLSMAQHFSCASPPRENILGGEENRLQARTHPVYNVNPEKVARALAHFNTLPLHER
- the LOC125283920 gene encoding protein farnesyltransferase subunit beta-like isoform X2: MKDQHPPLRCFQDCHNRELFQDDGLQTVTSSDQKRVEESICEVIHAHLKDHRMPRPILLREQHIIYLTDGLQHLSESYETLDASRPWLCFWLLHSLDLLLQPVAPDLASDVCKFISKCQSPTGGFAGGPGQQAHLAPTYAAVNALCVIGTQEAYDVIDREKLLDFLYSLRQKDGSFQMHAGGEVDVRSIYCAASVASLTNIITPDLFEGTCDWVARCQSWEGGMGGVPGLEAHGGYTFCALAALVILEGQQRLNIRALLRWACSRQMRFEGGFQGRCNKLVDGCYSFWQAGILHLIHQILLQAGDPAVGVKGWMFEQRALQEYLLFCCQCPDGGLLDKPGKLRDFYHTSYCLSGLSMAQHFSCASPPRENILGGEENRLARTHPVYNVNPEKVARALAHFNTLPLHER
- the LOC125283920 gene encoding protein farnesyltransferase subunit beta-like isoform X3, whose amino-acid sequence is MKDQHPPLRCFQDCHNRELFQDDGLQTVTSSDQRVEESICEVIHAHLKDHRMPRPILLREQHIIYLTDGLQHLSESYETLDASRPWLCFWLLHSLDLLLQPVAPDLASDVCKFISKCQSPTGGFAGGPGQQAHLAPTYAAVNALCVIGTQEAYDVIDREKLLDFLYSLRQKDGSFQMHAGGEVDVRSIYCAASVASLTNIITPDLFEGTCDWVARCQSWEGGMGGVPGLEAHGGYTFCALAALVILEGQQRLNIRALLRWACSRQMRFEGGFQGRCNKLVDGCYSFWQAGILHLIHQILLQAGDPAVGVKGWMFEQRALQEYLLFCCQCPDGGLLDKPGKLRDFYHTSYCLSGLSMAQHFSCASPPRENILGGEENRLQARTHPVYNVNPEKVARALAHFNTLPLHER